The Planctomycetota bacterium genome contains the following window.
GAGCCTCGTCGTCAAACTCGGAACGAACGTCCTGGCGGACGCGCGGGGGCGGCTGGACCGCGCCCTCGTCGAACGCATCGCCGACGAGGTCCACGACCTCAAGGCCCGCGGCCTGCGGGTTGCCGTCGTCTCCAGCGGCGCCATCGGCGCGGGGCTGGGCGACCTCGGCCTGGAGAATCGCCCCGCCGCCCTGCCTCAACTTCAGGCGTGCGCGGCCGTGGGCCAGACGACGCTCATGCGGGCGTTCGACCAGGCCCTCCAGCGCCACGGACGCCACGCCGCCCAGGTGCTGCTCACGCGCGGCGACATCGAGGACCGAAGCCGCTATCTGAACGTCCGCAACTGCATCGGCGCCCTCCAGGCCTACGGGGCCGTCCCCATCATCAACGAGAACGACACGGTCAGCGTGGACGAGATCCGCTTCGGCGACAACGACGTCCTCGCCGCCATGGTCGCGAACCTCCTGCGGGCCGACCTGCTGGTGCTCCTGACGACGGTGGACGGCGTCTATCGCGACGCGTCGCGCCGGGACCGCTTCGACGTGGTCGAGGACCTCGCCGAGGTCCAGGGCGCGGTGGTCGAGAAGGATCGCTCGGCGCTCGGCGTGGGGGGGATGCGCTCGAAACTCGAAGCCGTCGCGACGGTCCTCGCGGCGGGGGAGATGGCCGCAATCGCCGACGGCCGCCGGCCCGGCGTCCTCGCCGACCTCCTCGCCGGAAAATCCGTCGGCACGCTCTTCGTCCCCACCAAGGCCAAGATGCGCGCCAAGCAGCGGTGGATCGGCCTGGCACGCCGGGCGCGCGGCAAAATCGTCGTCGATGCCGGCGCCGCCAAGGCCGTCCGCGACCGTAAAAGCCTCCTGGCGTCCGGCATCACGGCCGTCGAGGGCAAGTTCGAGGCGGGCGACGTCGTCGCCCTCGTGTCAACCGGCGGCGGGGAAATCGCCCAGGGACTCACGAACTACTCGTCGGCCGACCTGGCGAAGATCAAGGGCCTCAAGTCCAGCCAGTTCGCCAAGGTCCTCGGCGACCGACCCTACGACGAGGTCGTCCACGCCGACAACCTCGTCCTGACCGATTAGCGCCGCACCGCACATCGCAAGTGTAATTTCAACGCAGAGAGCGCAGAGCACGCAGAGGAAGGATTGAGTAACAACGGCAAAAACAGTTTCCGCCGTCGGATCACAATAAACTGTTTGCCGTTCCCCTATCTTTGCCGTTCTCTGCGGTCTCTGCGCTCTCTGCGTTGAAACCACCTCTGCGTTGAAACCACCTTAGTCACCGACCGCCGGCGAAGGTTTCCACCGCCGGCCCGTTTGCTTCGAGCGTCACCGTGACGGCGCCGTCCCTGCCGGTCCATCGGCACCGGACGTCCTGCTCCGCGACCCACGGTGGATCCTCCTCCTTAGCGCGCACGGCCCCGCATGAAACGACCAGCACTTTCGCGCCGGCCGCCTGGGCGAGGCGCCCGACGGCATCGGGGTCGCTGCCGTGGTGCGGCCAGAGCATCACGTCGGCCTTGAGGTTCGGCTCGGCGGCGAGGAGCGCCGCGATGGCCGGCTCCTCGATGTCGCCCGTCAGGAGGAGCCTGCGCAGCATCCTGCGGAGCCGACCGCGCTCCTCAATCTCGAGGACCAGGGACCCGTCGTTGGTCTTGCGGGTCTGCGACGCCGGGCCGCGGGGCCAGAGGGCGCGCACGGTCGTCTCCCCCGTCCCCGCGAGGCGATCGCCCGCCCCGAGAAACTCGACGCGCACGCCGCGATCGGCGAGGCGTTCCAGAACGTCATCGTCCGCCTCCATGCGCTTGCGCACGAACGTCGGGGGGACGAACACGCGCCGGATGCCGAACCGGTCCACCAGGGGCAGGATGTCCTTGTAGTGGTCGAAGTGGGGATGGCTGATGAAGACGGCGTCGATCCGCCCGATGCGGCGCGACCAGAGCGCCGGGGCCGTCGTCCCCTCGCCCGCCCGCGTGTAGGAGAGCGACGAACCGGCGTCGTAGAGGAAGTTCCGCCCGTTCGGCAACTCGATGAGATTCGCGTTGCCGCCGCCGACGGCGAGAAACGTTGCGCGGACGTGGTCGGGCGCGCGGCGTCCGGTGGTCCACAAGAAGACGGCCGCGGCCGCGAGCGCCGCCATCGCCAACCGCCGCCGGAAATGGACGACGGCGCCGATAAGGCGGGCCAAGGCGTCCGGCACGAAGGCCAGAGTATCGGCGACCCACAACGGCGTCCAGCCGAACGCCACCAGAATGAGCCCGTTCGCGAGGAGCAAAGTCACCAGGGGGGTAAGGATGATGGTCGTAACCGGGGACAGCCATGCCACCATGTGGAAGAGAAGGGCCACGAGCGGAACGCCGATCGCGGCCGCGGAGATTGAGAGCGACGTCGTCGGACGAAGGGCGCGCCGCCAGAAGCGCGCCTCGAGACCCGCCGGCTCGCTCAGCGCTTCCGCGTCCTTGTCGCGGCGCAGCACCACCACTTCAATCCGCCTGCAGAGGAACATCAGGCCCAGCATGATGCCGAACGAGAGTTGAAAACTGGCCGTGAATAGGTCACCCGGGCGCAGAGCCAGGACAATGAGCGTGGCGGCGGCGAGGGCGTTGAAGAACAATCGCCGCCGGCCCACGGCCCAGCCGAGGCAAAGAATCCAGATGAACACGGCCGCCCGCACGACCGAGGGCTGAAGTTCCGTCATCAGGGCATACTGGAGAACCACGACGGCGACAAGCAGGGCCGTCAGGCGCCGACCTGCCCCCGCCGCACGCAAGAGCAGGAGCACCACCCAGCCTACCATGCCGACGTGGAGGCCCGAGACGGCGAGGAAATGGGCCGCCC
Protein-coding sequences here:
- the proB gene encoding glutamate 5-kinase encodes the protein MSEQARQEAMSGVRSLVVKLGTNVLADARGRLDRALVERIADEVHDLKARGLRVAVVSSGAIGAGLGDLGLENRPAALPQLQACAAVGQTTLMRAFDQALQRHGRHAAQVLLTRGDIEDRSRYLNVRNCIGALQAYGAVPIINENDTVSVDEIRFGDNDVLAAMVANLLRADLLVLLTTVDGVYRDASRRDRFDVVEDLAEVQGAVVEKDRSALGVGGMRSKLEAVATVLAAGEMAAIADGRRPGVLADLLAGKSVGTLFVPTKAKMRAKQRWIGLARRARGKIVVDAGAAKAVRDRKSLLASGITAVEGKFEAGDVVALVSTGGGEIAQGLTNYSSADLAKIKGLKSSQFAKVLGDRPYDEVVHADNLVLTD
- a CDS encoding ComEC/Rec2 family competence protein yields the protein MAFLAGILAADYLGGGMFLWCAVALGEAIVWAALLAFRARANVLLVPLLVLVAAAGAARSRSTVEPAPDDVGRLVADGPRVVMVEGTVVGSPRRLPPPPDVFLPYAPYYERMTLVIDCRQAEVDGRRVPARGQVRVTAQGVCDEDQPGFPRLGDGVEVVGFLAPFREPTNPGAFDFGRYMRRQGIRALVTTKQAEAIRVVQPAADRVRWVLGAIRDSAVKRLDRLPSAEGRAVVSAIMLGRKDLLDDYEPGAEGVVEEDFIASGAAHFLAVSGLHVGMVGWVVLLLLRAAGAGRRLTALLVAVVVLQYALMTELQPSVVRAAVFIWILCLGWAVGRRRLFFNALAAATLIVLALRPGDLFTASFQLSFGIMLGLMFLCRRIEVVVLRRDKDAEALSEPAGLEARFWRRALRPTTSLSISAAAIGVPLVALLFHMVAWLSPVTTIILTPLVTLLLANGLILVAFGWTPLWVADTLAFVPDALARLIGAVVHFRRRLAMAALAAAAVFLWTTGRRAPDHVRATFLAVGGGNANLIELPNGRNFLYDAGSSLSYTRAGEGTTAPALWSRRIGRIDAVFISHPHFDHYKDILPLVDRFGIRRVFVPPTFVRKRMEADDDVLERLADRGVRVEFLGAGDRLAGTGETTVRALWPRGPASQTRKTNDGSLVLEIEERGRLRRMLRRLLLTGDIEEPAIAALLAAEPNLKADVMLWPHHGSDPDAVGRLAQAAGAKVLVVSCGAVRAKEEDPPWVAEQDVRCRWTGRDGAVTVTLEANGPAVETFAGGR